From one Pempheris klunzingeri isolate RE-2024b chromosome 5, fPemKlu1.hap1, whole genome shotgun sequence genomic stretch:
- the ribc2 gene encoding RIB43A-like with coiled-coils protein 2 codes for MLNAELLSDRLARASLQRRRDRETERQGRIFNDKMRTTGVDKEALDMQIKEKKKQEAAAKEEQNANDAKMLHNSKVAYILHSRQEKEKRAMKKAVDSYRHQYQQPWSQREYDLNDPERCRKTGVGDAQMMPPGLVGEDPDSKSRQQRQKEQLREWLIQQQSERAAGRHQQKLEEERYDQSRVEMASKALQLQSIEMERRKAAAIATKEYNLSMIEEKRRQKGEHNDKNNHEDSMNHLQGQLTGVDVEPTLSMVGVPGLCPSSDRRAPPEKPQQINQFQKYQIEEKKRMELEKKQEEEQHDRVRLDSARTALLIERQQARLNKQLRRHLDSTNVRLAETSKQQAPDIERGCIDDSFFSQFNTCSR; via the exons ATGCTTAACGCTGAATTACTGTCAGACCGCCTTGCCAGGGCAAGTCTACAGAGGCGTCgggacagagagactgagagacaaGGACGgatttttaatgataaaatgaggACGACTGGG GTTGATAAGGAAGCCCTAGACAtgcagataaaagaaaaaaagaaacaagaagcagcagcaaaagagGAACAAAATGCTAATG ATGCCAAAATGCTCCATAATAGCAAAGTAGCTTACATTCTCCATAGCAGACAAGAGAAGGAGAAGCGTGCGATGAAAAAGGCCGTCGACAGCTACCGGCATCAGTACCAGCAGCCGTGGAGCCAGCGAGAGTACGACCTGAACGACCCAGAGCGCTGTAGAAAAACAGGCGTAGGTGATGCACAGATGATGCCCCCCGGCCTGGTGGGCGAGGACCCTGACAGtaaaagcagacagcagagacagaaggagcAGCTCAGAGAGTGGCTCATCCAGCAGCAAAGTGAGCGAGCAGCAGGAAGGCATCAACAAAAGCTGGAAG AGGAGCGCTATGACCAGAGCAGAGTAGAAATGGCCAGCAAAGCTCTGCAGCTTCAGAGCAttgagatggagaggagaaaagcagcagctatTGCCACTAAAGAGTACAATCTATCTATG ATTGAAGAGAAGCGTCGTCAGAAAGGGGAGCACAATGACAAGAACAATCATGAAGACTCCATGAACCACCTGCAAGGACAGCTGACAGGTGTAGATGTCGAACCCACCCTGAGCATGGTGGGAGTGCCCGGCCTTTGCCCCAGCAGCGATAGGAGAGCCCCCCCGGAGAAGCCACAGCAGATCAACCAGTTCCAGAAATATCAAATAGAGGAGAAAAAG AGGATGGAATTGGAGAAGAAGCAAGAAGAGGAACAACACGATCGTGTTCGTTTGGACTCAGCTCGTACGGCTCTGCTAATAGAGAGGCAGCAGGCGAGGCTGAACAAGCAGCTCAGACGACACCTGGACAGCACCAACGTCAGACTGGCCGAGACAAGCAAACAACA GGCACCCGACATTGAAAGAGGATGCATTGATGACAGCTTCTTTTCCCAATTCAACACGTGCAGCAGATGA
- the ada2a gene encoding adenosine deaminase 2-A isoform X1, protein MEPSPLSPRTMAVLLQRPHAAVACLLWCSLSGVLSIPDPRQREALIRLEASMQTGGQMVLTDAEQRLNALLFKMKQEEVMRADFPPAMHFFKARPLIKNSPIFSLLHKMPKGGALHVHDLSMVDMEWLVKNATYRPHCYMCYTDSQSIRFVFSSQWPKALPRCSPWILLENLRAKLVNTTDLDNSIMGNLTLFTDQDPETVYPSQDVIWDRFEQAFLALWGLVTYAPVFRDYYYEGLTQFYMDNVMYVELRALLPEIYELDGSSHDTTWTLKTYQEITRQFTAEHPDFFGARIIFTVHRGVNMSVMTGVVEKAMKLQRDFSDIMAGFDLVGREDSGRPLWYFRDALSLPVEKGATLPFFFHAGETDLEGTEVDQNLLDALLLNTSRIGHGFALLRHPVAKDISRKRGVAVEVCPISNQVMMLVKDLRNHPAAALMSENHPLVISSDDPGMFGTSGLSYDFYEAFVGFGGIRSHIGSLKELAINSIRYSSLTPELQEKAMALWQRRWDKFVSENSS, encoded by the exons ATGGAG ccctctccactctctccccgGACCATGGCGGTTTTGCTGCAGCGCCCCCACGCGGCTGTGGCCTGCCTGCTCTGGTGCTCCTTGTCCGGTGTCCTGTCCATCCCGGACCCCCGGCAGAGAGAGGCTCTCATCCGGCTGGAGGCCTCCATGCAGACGGGGGGGCAGATGGTGCTGACTGATGCGGAGCAGCGGCTGAACGCTCTCCTCTTTAaaatgaagcaggaggaggtgatgagggCAGACTTTCCTCCCGCCATGCACTTCTTCAAGGCCAGGCCCCTCATCAAGAACAGTCCCATCTTCAGCCTGCTCCACAAGATGCCTAAAG GCGGAGCTCTCCATGTGCACGACCTCTCCATGGTTGACATGGAGTGGCTGGTGAAGAACGCAACCTACCGGCCCCACTGCTACATGTGCTACACTGACAGCCAATCCATCAGATTCGTCTTCTCATCCCAGTGGCCCAAAGCTCTGCCGCGTTGCTCTCCCTGGATCCTATTGGAAAACCTCAGGGCCAAGCTGGTCAACACCACGGATCTAGACAACAG CATCATGGGCAACCTGACGCTCTTCACTGATCAGGATCCAGAAACGGTGTACCCCAGTCAGGATGTGATATGGGACAGGTTTGAACAGGCCTTCCTTGCACTGTGGGGTCTGGTCACATACGCTCCGGTGTTCAGAGACTACTACTACGAGGGCCTCACCCAGTTCTACATGGACAACGTCATGTATGTGGAGCTGCGAGCTTTACTCCCAGAG ATATACGAATTGGACGGCAGCTCTCATGACACAACCTGGACTCTGAAGACCTACCAGGAGATCACCAGACAGTTCACAGCAGAGCACCCAGACTTTTTTGGAGCAAGAATCATCTTCACAGTCCACAG GGGAGTCAATATGTCCGTGATGACCGGAGTTGTGGAGAAGGCAATGAAGCTACAGAGAGACTTCTCAGATATCATGGCTGGTTTTGACTTG GTGGGCCGTGAGGACAGTGGCAGACCCCTGTGGTACTTCAGAGATGCCTTGTCTCTGCCAGTAGAGAAGGGGGCGAcgcttcctttctttttccatgCTGGGGAGACTG ATCTTGAGGGCACAGAGGTGGACCAGAACTTGTTGGATGCTCTGTTGTTGAACACTTCTCGGATCGGCCATGGATTCGCTCTGCTTCGCCACCCAGTGGCCAAAGATATATCCAGGAAGAGAGGGGTGGCTGTGGAAGTGTGCCCCATCTCCAACCAG GTGATGATGCTAGTAAAGGATCTGAGAAACCATCCGGCCGCTGCCCTGATGTCAGAGAACCACCCACTGGTCATCAGTTCTGATGACCCGGGGATGTTCGGCACCTCTGGTCTCTCTTATGACTTCTATGAAGCTTTTGTGGGCTTTGGCGGGATTAGATCCCATATTGGCTCCCTCAAAGAGCTGGCCATAAACTCTATTAG GTACAGTTCTTTGACTCCGGAGCTACAGGAGAAAGCCATGGCTCTGTGGCAGAGAAGATGGGATAAGTTTGTCTCTGAAAATTCTTCTTAG
- the ada2a gene encoding adenosine deaminase 2-A isoform X2 — translation MAVLLQRPHAAVACLLWCSLSGVLSIPDPRQREALIRLEASMQTGGQMVLTDAEQRLNALLFKMKQEEVMRADFPPAMHFFKARPLIKNSPIFSLLHKMPKGGALHVHDLSMVDMEWLVKNATYRPHCYMCYTDSQSIRFVFSSQWPKALPRCSPWILLENLRAKLVNTTDLDNSIMGNLTLFTDQDPETVYPSQDVIWDRFEQAFLALWGLVTYAPVFRDYYYEGLTQFYMDNVMYVELRALLPEIYELDGSSHDTTWTLKTYQEITRQFTAEHPDFFGARIIFTVHRGVNMSVMTGVVEKAMKLQRDFSDIMAGFDLVGREDSGRPLWYFRDALSLPVEKGATLPFFFHAGETDLEGTEVDQNLLDALLLNTSRIGHGFALLRHPVAKDISRKRGVAVEVCPISNQVMMLVKDLRNHPAAALMSENHPLVISSDDPGMFGTSGLSYDFYEAFVGFGGIRSHIGSLKELAINSIRYSSLTPELQEKAMALWQRRWDKFVSENSS, via the exons ATGGCGGTTTTGCTGCAGCGCCCCCACGCGGCTGTGGCCTGCCTGCTCTGGTGCTCCTTGTCCGGTGTCCTGTCCATCCCGGACCCCCGGCAGAGAGAGGCTCTCATCCGGCTGGAGGCCTCCATGCAGACGGGGGGGCAGATGGTGCTGACTGATGCGGAGCAGCGGCTGAACGCTCTCCTCTTTAaaatgaagcaggaggaggtgatgagggCAGACTTTCCTCCCGCCATGCACTTCTTCAAGGCCAGGCCCCTCATCAAGAACAGTCCCATCTTCAGCCTGCTCCACAAGATGCCTAAAG GCGGAGCTCTCCATGTGCACGACCTCTCCATGGTTGACATGGAGTGGCTGGTGAAGAACGCAACCTACCGGCCCCACTGCTACATGTGCTACACTGACAGCCAATCCATCAGATTCGTCTTCTCATCCCAGTGGCCCAAAGCTCTGCCGCGTTGCTCTCCCTGGATCCTATTGGAAAACCTCAGGGCCAAGCTGGTCAACACCACGGATCTAGACAACAG CATCATGGGCAACCTGACGCTCTTCACTGATCAGGATCCAGAAACGGTGTACCCCAGTCAGGATGTGATATGGGACAGGTTTGAACAGGCCTTCCTTGCACTGTGGGGTCTGGTCACATACGCTCCGGTGTTCAGAGACTACTACTACGAGGGCCTCACCCAGTTCTACATGGACAACGTCATGTATGTGGAGCTGCGAGCTTTACTCCCAGAG ATATACGAATTGGACGGCAGCTCTCATGACACAACCTGGACTCTGAAGACCTACCAGGAGATCACCAGACAGTTCACAGCAGAGCACCCAGACTTTTTTGGAGCAAGAATCATCTTCACAGTCCACAG GGGAGTCAATATGTCCGTGATGACCGGAGTTGTGGAGAAGGCAATGAAGCTACAGAGAGACTTCTCAGATATCATGGCTGGTTTTGACTTG GTGGGCCGTGAGGACAGTGGCAGACCCCTGTGGTACTTCAGAGATGCCTTGTCTCTGCCAGTAGAGAAGGGGGCGAcgcttcctttctttttccatgCTGGGGAGACTG ATCTTGAGGGCACAGAGGTGGACCAGAACTTGTTGGATGCTCTGTTGTTGAACACTTCTCGGATCGGCCATGGATTCGCTCTGCTTCGCCACCCAGTGGCCAAAGATATATCCAGGAAGAGAGGGGTGGCTGTGGAAGTGTGCCCCATCTCCAACCAG GTGATGATGCTAGTAAAGGATCTGAGAAACCATCCGGCCGCTGCCCTGATGTCAGAGAACCACCCACTGGTCATCAGTTCTGATGACCCGGGGATGTTCGGCACCTCTGGTCTCTCTTATGACTTCTATGAAGCTTTTGTGGGCTTTGGCGGGATTAGATCCCATATTGGCTCCCTCAAAGAGCTGGCCATAAACTCTATTAG GTACAGTTCTTTGACTCCGGAGCTACAGGAGAAAGCCATGGCTCTGTGGCAGAGAAGATGGGATAAGTTTGTCTCTGAAAATTCTTCTTAG
- the cecr2 gene encoding chromatin remodeling regulator CECR2 → MSQGCTVSVEEIQSWWEVPAIAHFCSLFRTAFNLPDFEIEELEKALSEQDLDFLGDLIACLLQGCYQRNDISPQAFSSYLEDIISYRWELEEGKPNPLREGPFENLPPRTQVELLHRLCDYRLDAADVFDLLKGLDADSLRVEPLGQDGNGALYWYFYGTRMYKEEPVQRKAEKISEATELMLPEKKKRGRPPKKKKLEDPQLSEVESEVTEVKTENGVDDLCPSTGRKRGTWSLVCDTEEQWVSLAESIKDKTSPQDRHLYRVISQNFLPEISSMIEHKEREQKQKLLDPTPVRTSQRFCGKHINQEDEDNLKAIAEEEKRKDEELDRQVLLAEQRREEERLLQEEQQREKMEKIRAAEERAKRRKMREEKAWLLSEGKDLPPELLNLEPSSPVHRTRKNKEFYEIDDDYTALYKVLEALKAHKDAWPFLEPVDDSYAPNYHELIKTPMDLSTIEKKLNDGEYVAKEEFVADVKLMFENCAEYNGEDSEYTIMAESLERCFSRAILKHFPSEDGDTDEEFHIEREEKERKDKKRNRSSKHLGPESLIKATELVQRKRNSQGGTPSKEEDNKSARPPPPPHWSNGPLHPHSQPPSQQHIREGDIRGMYHLGQQLRRPPGPHGPHGPHGPHGPPGPPGPHGPHMYGQRMAMDPRFAYPAHIPRHGDPGLNRLPHNFNIQHRMVEGHHMGPRYPMGPDPNQQQQHAYMGPTHGPSLGPRPVALQPGPPPEASMYPSHHRPEPHNMYPMGNRFSGPEGPPQHNYPGMRPPGMGLPNVWTGMNHQERPNGIRMQDPNMVNQHNFTYGGVPPPVGHKPWLEAAGYPHPPPNAQYQMSAAVSSPGPMSSRPPVPHPDSSGRTRLASMLESPEMLALQQLSASSGPPAGAPHQRMSNFQQPGPPSGIGSIPAHPSQQPPPAPEVQLLRPARDNGPDSQPSQQTDMQPKDSASENKMAANSVSNEASSHKNTVSVHQEHLSIPSPTGHHTGAAEGIQSPPASNSGRSQENPSGPVLPQSSTESHKQDIDGQRHSASHCSPQHIRATTASSHLNTSSSSTDPTPPSRPQHTQNSPQQKPQSPALLHQNVTPLHVAPSQNSTQQISESDLPQKENAHQQSEHQQNIQKQQQPQATQSTPPQCHPQSSPQNTTQNTQQHSSLLPPHHVPQNISPRPTQNSPMRGMPQTATQGTQPVPPQPAPLTSLPPSHPTPLLPSQPSPADHGEQRPSEPTSRLDTEGSAVPPQHTMVKSGPPNDIYKQQAFSPNHHQTQLVGSNPGLQAQRGPAPPNSAMPPHSQGQANGAMGPYDMGNHPHSYYSQTNMTRPMPPSAHHPYHNQAVNPLHNPAHHPTYHQQGAAAYTYHMPGKQHPHAHSNVYPPHQYQQQHYYPQAQAHNQANSRGSYPPEEWHRSHYQPRQPMQPNAYVPVASARGNGQLKESGVSPLGSEGSSGASMVSPGPVPEVGPHPGGPEVGRCESREPASGSSSSGGSPAKQARTESSERPESPKEILDLDSHNAAARRRSAQPPQHHHHPASAAHMASGFMYDPRSVHPGMQQGGVPPPHMMSQARGNGHRAPYPGQPYPDPGCYAAQRPHPHLMEALQRPQQLPYSPGQTRMAMYRHPRPAGHFQGMMIQQRGLAPDHFLHPGQQMVAAPGGPGSKQGV, encoded by the exons gagCTGGAGAAAGCCCTGTCAGAGCAGGACTTGGACTTCCTCGGGGACCTCATTGCTTGTCTGTTGCAGGGATGCTACCAGCGCAATGACATCTC CCCCCAGGCGTTCAGCAGCTACCTGGAAGATATCATCAGCTACCGCTGGGAACTGGAAGAAGGGAAGCCAAACCCACTTCGAGAGGGCCCCTTTGAGAATCTGCCCCCTCGCACTCAGGTGGAACTGCTGCACCGGCTGTGTGACTACCGTCTGGATGCTGCTGATGTCTTTGACCTGCTTAAG GGACTGGATGCAGACAGCCTGAGGGTGGAACCGCTGGGGCAGGATGGAAATGGAGCCCTCTACTGGTACTTTTATGGCACTCGTATGTACAAAGAAGAGCCAGTCCAGAGGAAAGCAGAGAAGATCAG TGAAGCCACAGAACTAATGCTaccagagaaaaagaaaagaggaagaccaccaaagaagaaaaaactggaAGACCCTCAACTGAg TGAGGTGGAAAGTGAAGTGACAGAAGTGAAGACAGAAAACGGGGTTGATGATCTCTGCCCCAGCACAG GCCGTAAGCGAGGCACTTGGTCCCTTGTGTGCGATACAGAGGAACAATGGGTCAGTCTGGCAGAAAGCATCAAGGACAAAACCTCCCCACAGGACCGCCACCTTTACCGTGTCATCAGCCAGAACTTCCTgcctgagatcagcagcatgatTGAGCACAAG GAGCgggagcagaaacagaagctACTGGACCCAACCCCAGTGCGGACATCACAACGGTTCTGTGGAAAACATATTAACCAAGAGGATGAG GACAATCTGAAGGCCatagcagaggaggaaaagaggaaggatgAAGAGCTGGACAGGCAGGTCCTGCTGGCCGAGCAGCGACGAGAAGAGGAAAGGCTTCTGCAGgaagaacaacagagagaaaagatggagaagaTCAGAGCTGCAGAGG AGCGAGCAAAGAGGCGGAAGATGCGAGAGGAGAAGGCCTGGCTGCTGTCTGAAGGAAAAGACCTGCCACCTGAACTCCTGAATCTGGAGCCTTCTTCTCCTGTCCACAGAACACGCAAGAATAAAGAATT CTATGAAATTGATGATGACTACACTGCTCTATACAAAG TGCTTGAGGCCTTGAAAGCCCATAAAGATGCTTGGCCTTTCTTGGAGCCCGTGGATGACTCCTATGCCCCCAATTACCATGAGCTCATCAAG ACTCCCATGGACCTGTCCACCATTGAAAAGAAGCTCAACGATGGGGAATATGTTGCTAAGGAGGAGTTTGTTGCCGACGTGAAGCTTATGTTTGAAAACTGCGCTGAGTACAATGGAGAAGACAGTG AGTACACTATCATGGCGGAGTCTCTAGAACGGTGCTTTAGCCGGGCGATATTAAAACACTTTCCATCAGAGGATGGCGACACAGATGAGGAATTCCACATCgagagggaagagaaggagCGTAAGGACAAAAAGCGCAATCGTAGCAGTAAACATTTGGGACCTGAAAGTCTGATCAAGGCCACAGAGCTGGTCCAGCGTAAACGAAACTCCCAGGGGGGCACACCCTCTAAGGAAGAGGACAACAAGTCAGCAcgaccacctcctcctcctcactggtCAAATGGCCCCCTTCACCCCCACAGCCAGCCTCCAAGTCAGCAACACATCCGTGAAGGAGACATCAGGGGCATGTATCACCTAGGGCAACAG CTCCGTCGTCCCCCTGGCCCTCATGGCCCTCATGGTCCTCATGGTCCTCATGGTCCCCCTGGTCCCCCTGGTCCTCATGGTCCACACATGTATGGCCAAAGAATGGCAATGGATCCCCGCTTTGCTTATCCAGCTCACATTCCCAGGCATGGAGACCCTGGTTTAAACCGCTTGCCTCACAACTTTAACATACAG caTCGCATGGTTGAAGGACATCACATGGGTCCCAGGTACCCAATGGGCCCGGATCctaaccaacagcagcagcacgcCTACATGGGTCCAACTCATGGCCCGTCTCTGGGCCCACGTCCTGTGGCCCTCCAGCCTGGACCTCCTCCTGAAGCTAGCATGTACCCATCTCACCACCGTCCTGAGCCCCACAACATGTACCCCATGGGCAACAGATTCTCTGGGCCTGAAGGGCCACCTCAGCACAACTACCCAGGCATGAGGCCTCCTGGTATGGGCCTACCCAACGTGTGGACTGGTATGAATCACCAGGAAAGACCCAATGGGATACGCATGCAAGATCCCAACATGGTGAATCAGCACAATTTTACTTATGGTGGAGTCCCACCTCCAGTGGGGCACAAACCATGGCTGGAAGCTGCTGGGtacccccaccctcctcccaaTGCCCAGTATCAAATGTCTGCAGCAGTCAGCTCGCCAGGGCCCATGTCCTCACGTCCCCCTGTTCCTCACCCAGACTCCTCTGGCAGGACACGCTTGGCTTCCATGCTGGAAAGCCCAGAGATGCTGgccctgcagcagctgtcagcctCTTCTGGACCCCCTGCTGGTGCCCCTCATCAGCGCATGAGCAACTTTCAGCAGCCTGGGCCCCCATCAGGAATTGGCAGCATCCCAGCTCACCCCTCTCAGCAGCCTCCCCCTGCCCCTGAGGTTCAGCTGCTGCGTCCTGCTAGAGACAATGGGCCAGACAGCCAGCCCTcccaacagacagacatgcagccCAAAG ACTCAGCATCAGagaacaaaatggctgccaacAGTGTTTCCAATGAAGCttcatcacacaaaaacactgtttcagTTCACCAAGAGCACCTGTCCATCCCCAGCCCCACAGGACACCACACTGGGGCAGCAGAGGGAATACAGAGCCCCCCAGCCTCTAACTCGGGCAGATCACAGGAGAATCCATCTGGACCAGTGCTCCCACAGAGTTCAACAGAGAGCCACAAGCAGGACATAGATGGCCAGAGACACTCTGCCAGCCACTGTTCCCCTCAACACATTCGTGCCACTACTGCCTCATCCCACCTCAACACAAGTAGCAGCTCCACTGATCCCACTCCTCCCAGCCGCCCTCAGCATACACAGAACAGTCCGCAGCAAAAGCCTCAGAGCCCCGCACTTCTTCACCAGAACGTAACACCACTGCATGTTGCACCATCTCAGAATTCCACTCAGCAAATATCAGAGAGCGATTTGCCACAAAAAGAGAATGCACATCAGCAAAGTGAACACCAGCAGAACAtccaaaaacagcagcaacctCAGGCAACCCAGAGTACCCCTCCTCAATGTCACCCTCAGAGCTCTCCCCAGAACACGACCCagaacacacagcaacacagttCTCTGCTACCTCCTCATCATGTCCCCCAAAACATCTCTCCACGGCCTACACAGAACAGTCCCATGCGCGGGATGCCACAGACTGCCACGCAAGGAACCCAGCCTGTACCCCCTCAACCAGCCCCTCTCACCTCATTACCACCCAGTCATCCAACCCCACTGTTACCCTCCCAGCCAAGCCCAGCAGACCATGGAGAACAAAGACCCAGTGAGCCGACAAGTAGACTGGACACAGAAGGCAGTGCCGTTCCTCCGCAGCACACCATGGTGAAATCAGGGCCTCCAAATGATATTTATAAACAGCAGGCTTTTAGCCCCAATCACCATCAAACCCAGCTGGTGGGTAGTAACCCAGGATTGCAGGCTCAGAGAGGGCCAGCACCTCCCAATTCAGCCATGCCTCCCCACTCCCAAGGCCAAGCAAATGGAGCCATGGGTCCATATGATATGGGAAACCATCCACATTCATACTATAGTCAGACAAACATGACCAGGCCCATGCCTCCATCTGCACACCACCCTTATCACAACCAGGCCGTTAACCCCCTCCACAATCCTGCTCACCACCCCACTTATCACCAGCAGGGAGCGGCTGCCTACACCTATCACATGCCAGGCAAACAGCACCCTCATGCCCACTCCAACGTGTACCCACCTCATCAATACCAGCAGCAACACTACTACCCCCAAGCTCAGGCCCATAACCAGGCCAACAGCAGAGGGAGTTATCCTCCAGAGGAGTGGCATCGGTCTCATTATCAGCCTCGCCAACCAATGCAGCCAAATGCCTACGTACCTGTAGCTAGTGCCAGGGGCAACGGCCAGTTGAAGGAGAGCGGTGTGTCACCATTGGGCTCTGAAGGCTCCAGTGGTGCTAGTATGGTGTCCCCTGGCCCTGTGCCTGAAGTAGGGCCGCACCCAGGAGGCCCAGAGGTGGGGAGGTGTGAAAGCAGGGAGCCGGCcagtggaagcagcagcagtggcggCAGCCCAGCAAAGCAGGCTCGTACGGAGAGCTCAGAGCGACCTGAAAGCCCTAAGGAAATCTTGGACCTTGACAGTCATAATGCTGCTGCCCGCCGGCGCAGCGCCCAGCCACCtcaacaccaccaccatcccGCCTCTGCTGCACACATGGCATCTGGATTCATGTACGACCCTCGTTCTGTGCACCCTGGGATGCAGCAAGGCGGCGTTCCTCCACCCCACATGATGTCTCAGGCCCGTGGAAATGGCCACAGAGCCCCTTACCCTGGCCAGCCGTACCCAGATCCAGGATGCTATGCCGCCCAAAGACCTCACCCTCACCTGATGGAGGCCCTGCAGCGCCCCCAGCAGCTGCCCTACTCACCAGGTCAGACACGCATGGCCATGTACAGGCACCCCCGGCCTGCAGGGCATTTCCAGGGCATGATGATTCAGCAGAGAGGCCTGGCACCAGATCACTTCCTACACCCAGG GCAACAGATGGTGGCTGCTCCAGGCGGCCCCGGCAGTAAACAAGGAGTGTGA